The DNA sequence GTTTCAAGAGTAtatcatctgtctgtcttctaAGGGCGTTCCCCCTACTCTTTCACACCATGGTGCCTTGTAATCTTTGTTTGGGAATTTTGACATCCCATTCTGTGTCCTCTGtcatctttgatatttttatttctttgagctgCGATATTTCCTTTACCGTATGGCTTTTTCCTACTCTCTGACCCCATGCTGCACCGATGACTTTCACTGCTGTGAAGACAGAAATggtgctccttccttccttcctctgataATTTTGAAATGTGTGAGTTTCTGCCCCAGAGTTTCTAGTTTTCTCAAACTGAAGGGGGCTATTTAGTTTGGTTATTTCACAATGGCCTTTACTATTTTCTTATTAACCGGGCAAATATCCAAGGACTCCAACTCCTCACTGGGGTCTTTTGCAAGGTTTCAGTCACAGGGCTGGACAGGAGAGTGACGGGGCTCACAAAGAAGCCAAGCACAAGGAGAGATTTGAAGGCTGGAGTCACCTCTAGCTGTCTGCAAGAAAGCCATAGGGCAAGGTTTGCCTTTTTAGTTTGACCAAGGAGAGAAACAACAGCCATTTTGTAGAGCAGTTGTTCAACCCTTGCTTTTCCACGCACTTTGcttcaaaactctttaaaagggTACTTTAAGGAAGGACATTGGGATGCAGTTGAGGAGAAGAAAATCGGAGgtttagaatgagagaaaaagccTCTTCCTgcacctaggacctcaaaggagGGCATTCCATTTTGGCAGATCGAGTGATTGTGAAGAAGACTTGAGcgagaagggaagtgggaggatgACGAAGGGTGTGTGTTCTGTCTGTAAAGACGTGTTCTCCAGAAGAGCTCTGTCTTCTTGCTTTGCCCAAGACCTATGATGTGGGCATCCTGGTGTCTCCTCAAGCCAGACCCCCTCCCTCCTGGGCATGGCTGGGTATTGTACGGCTCGGAGTGATTCATCGTCTGATGGAGCACTTGAGAAGGGACCCCTCCCCCTGCCGGGTCAGAGCGGTGAATTCAGCACCCCATCTACAGCAGCCAGTTTAGGGTGTCAGAAGGGAAAAGCCCTCAGAATTAGTCACAACCTTTAAAGAGTTACTTGCTTGCAGATTTTAAATGCCATATCATTGTTTCCAGgctcattttatgaatataaagaGTATTAGTGAGTTTAAGAAGATGAGTTAATTAAGAAATCGTAATTCCCAGAAAGCCTCTTTGACATAATTTAAAATCCCAGGTAAGTGTAATCCATCATTAAAACCTGAAATTGAAGGGGCGACTGGAAAATACTGTGCAACAACACAATATAAGTCATCCCAGCAAGAGGGTCCAGAGGTGCGGAAGGAGAATGAGCGAGGGAGGGACAGACATCTGGGGTACAGCAGGTGGTTAGAGGAGGAGAGTCGCTCTGGCCCAGAGATCTCAGAAACGCACGGCTGCCATCCAGGAGATGTTCACAGACGAGTCCCTCACCCCAGGGCCTTCCAGCGCTGGCAGCGGCCGATGCCCCTGTTTACCATGTAAGGAAGCCACCATTTGGGGGAGTAAAGCAAGGTTAGGTGCTGTCTGTTGGGGTATTGCCAAAGGGGTTGGTCCGTGGCATGGCGTTTTGAATTTCCCAGATCTGGTCCCGTGAGAACTGGTATTAAAATGCACTCATCATAAAACCATCGCTGGACCAATCCTTGAGAGTACGCCCTAAAATGAAGCATGGTTGTGGCCCATTTTGGTTATGTTTGCTGCCCCTTCCTTGTAGAGCCGTGCACAGTGAGTCTGAATTATCCTGTCTTGTGCTGGGCCCAGTGAGGTCCACGCCAACCAGAGCGCCATGATCAAGTGTAGACTGTGAACTCTTGAGGtgtttccttgtgtcttccatgGCACAGACGGTTTTCCACAGCGCGGCAGCGGCAAGTGGCCACAGCCCTATGAGGTCCCGAGAGGAGGCGTTCGAGAAAACCCCAGGTCCAGCCATCCCTCCTCCTGAGAGGGAGGGTCCCCCGCTGTGCATTAGTGCCCTTCCTGATCTGGGTGATGAAGGGGAAGCCCCGGGCACATGCGCTCCATCCAGCAGCTGGTGTTGCCGGTGCCTCCAGGAATCTTCCCACGTTTCGCAGGAGGAAACGTTGCTGGTGGCGGTGTTGCCCTTGGCCGTGATGCATAGAGAGGTGGGACGGTGTTTGGCACCAAACGCAGCCCATCGCTGGGTCCCGTGGATGTCAGTTgttgttttattgaattttcacTTCAGCTGAGTGAACTCAGGGCAGAAAGAGATGACTCCAGTGACAAAGAAAACAGTCTTAGGGCTTAACCGTGACCCAGTCGGGGAGCTGGGAAATAGCCAAAACGTGGCATTACCGTTGTTTGCTGAACAGCCAGGAGAAGGCTTCCCGCGTGTCCATGTGCACATATTTACTTAACATGAACTCAGGTTGAGGAAGGAGCTCGGATCGTGAGTCCCGGCAGCCTCGGGAACTGGCAGACAAGTACACTGGCAAGTACATCACCTGCACGAAGCTTGCGCCCCACAGTGGAAAGCACCATTGTTGGTTAATTGCTGTGTGCTATTAATAGACGCTGAGTAATGGGAAGGGACTTGTGGAGGTCTCGTGAACCCGTCTGCTGGCTACGTTTTCATGACCATGTTTGGTGCAGGACATCTTCAAGGCGCACAGTGGAAGCTTGTGTGGTGCCCAGACCAAGTGTGCAGGGCTCAGGCCCGCCCACCTCCCCCGAGCAGGCTGCGAGATAAGTGTTTCCCAAGGACTAGGGGCGCCTTTTCTGGCCTGGGCTCTAGGGGATGGCGGGGTGCGTACTGAAGCCTGATTGTTTAATCCAAGGGCCTAGGGTTcgtaaaattgtttaaaatgcaCAGGCTGTCATGCGTGAGGCCCATCGGCTGAATTGACATTGTGCCGGATTATGGATGACAGCCAGCTCCGTGCCTCGGGTCTGAAGGCCAGTGTGCTCCAGCTTCCCGCGAGAGCGCAGGTTATAACGATCAGACATTAGGAATCAGACCATTTGCTCTGCCTTGGTTGGAAGCCAGATGCAGAAGGTGATGACCCCATGCGGCCACCCCTCTGGTCATCTCTGGACTTGACAGTGCTTCCCCCAGACCCCcgggcctgggggcacctggttagGAAAGGCAGATGGATTCGCGTGTGAAGGATCCCTGTTCTAGAGTTCTGCCTGGCAATCCGGGTTGGACACAGAGGAGGCATCTTAAGTGAAATTTACCCAGTTGTACAgtgagcctttatttattttttttaaggactcaAAGAATcctaaatatttgaaatcaggCAGCCATGGCCTGATGCTGTCCAGTCTGCGTTCTCTCTGACCCTCACAGATGACCACGTTAGTCACTAAGTAGATGGACCGTGAGGAGTCGACCTCTGCTTTCTGCGGGTGCCCATGTGTGCCGGTTTGTGAGATCGCCTCAGAGGTGGGCGCCCTCGCAGCAGCCGCCCCTGCAGAGtgagcatttgtttgtttgtctgggatGCGTTGTGTTCCCGAGGACTGTTTTCACCTGGCAGGTGTCACGCGGAAGAGTCGGTGATACCTGTTCTAGGCCAGAACACAAGATGCTGAAGGCCTGTGAATTAAGGTCAGAGAAACTCCAGGTTAGTCATTGTTGCCAAAAAGTAATTTTCATTCCGATGATATCAAGAGGTTGTCTGGGAGCCAAGAacataaaaagaacaatatttaaCTAGAACTCTTAGATAGTTATGTGGGAAAATACACGTGCagatgtgtgcttgtgtgtgtgcgtgtgcgcatgtgtgtgtgcgtgtgcgcgtgtgtgtgtgtgtgcgtgtgtgtgagatcTTGCAGCAAGAGTTTGTGTAATTATTCCCGTGTCCCTGCATCCTGCACCCCCATTGTGGCATAAAAACCTTCCACCGTCTGCCATCGGTCAGCATCAGGAGGTTATGGTTGCAGGAGCAGATGACCCCAGACCCTCAGGGCTTGTGACAAGGGGGGAATCTTGCTCACAAACGTGCTGCGGGCGGCCTCCATGTCATCTCTGTTCTGGCATCTTGGCTCAAACTGTTAGTCACTCTTCTGGTGGCTGTGCCTTTCAAAGATccctttatttaagatttatttgagagagagagagtgtttgtgTACACAtgtgcgagcagggggaggggcagagacactctagccgactccttgctgagcacagagcccgatgcagggcctgacctcacggccccgagatcatgacctgagccgagaccaagaggcagacactcagcTGCCTCAGCCGCCCAGGCGTCCTGTCAAAGGAGTGAATTTTGATGTGTCCTTCCTAGACTTTCTGCTCCAAGAGGGCACGGGCCGTTGCATGTGTCTCACATGGCAGAGTGCCGGTCGCTGCGACAGCAGTCAGTCCCATCAGCTGGAGGAACAGGAGGCTAACCTCTGTAGGGGCACAGCTGCGAGAGGCTCCCTGAAATCCAGACTTAGATGTAAAGGATTTTCCCCATGTGAGGAGTGAAGAGAGCACGCCGCCGGCTTCTGGACAGAGCTGTGGTGGTGTGACAGACCCCAGCGGTCCCGGGACTCCCTGCCAGTTCTCCAAGAGCGgtggtgcagggggagggagcgcccagtggagggagaggagctcATGCTGGCCTCCCAGCAGCGCTAGGACGGGCCTTGGTTGCTCTGTGTATTTCCATGGTCCACAGTCTCCGTGAAGGTCCTCGCCCCAAGGCTTCCCTCCCTCCGGGATCGCAGTGAGGGAGAATCCTGTTGATTATGCCCCCAGTTCACACATTTTCCCTGGAACTGCTTCAGCATTGGGAATGGCTTAGctagtctttcaggttttccatatttgtttgtctttcttcttctgtctacATCCCAAAAAGATTCGAGGTAATTTAGAGTAAAACACGGATGTACATTAAGGTTGCTAAAATGGAAAGAGAGCAGCAACTTGGGGGCATTTcatgtctgttcctttcttgtgaaTGTCCTCCAGTATTCTTGGGTTTAGCTTTGCCATTTTTTCCCGGTGACAAGGTAGCCAGGGGCCAAACAGCCAACTCATAAAGAAGGAAGTGGTGCTTTTCCCTCTTGCTTATTAATTTATGAAGTTCTATAcattctgacatttcttttttttaaaatattttatttatttatttgacacagagagagagagagacatcacaagtagagcagcaggcagagagagaggaggaagcaggctccccgcggagcagagagcccaatgaggggctcgatcccaggaccctgggatcatgacctgagccgaaggcagcagcttaacccactgagccacccaggagcccccattctgacatttattatattaagttttcattttgccACTTTGGGCTGAATCCTTGTTTCCTGGTGTCCTGTATTtggcattaatatttttatttcttggtgaTCTCTGTAATGCTAACACAAATTTGTAGACACATACTCAGGGTAAGGCTTTCCTGCATCTAGAATTGGTGATATGAGGTCAGGGTCAAAATCAGCAGCACTACAGGAGGGTGAGTCACTGAATCTCGAGGTGAGGGCACACTGCCTTGAAGCAGGCTGGTTTGCCAGTAGAGCTGGGGACCTGCATGAGTCCTGATGCTCCATCCTGTTGGGTGGCAAGTGAGACTGTCTGAGGAGCCTGGGGTAGAGCCCCTCACGTACCGTGACGCTGGGTGCAGAGACGCTCTCTCTGTTGTCTTCAGTCTGGGCTTTGCCTTGGTGAATGTTCAAATTCCCCTAAGACTTAACATTCTCCCGATGAGAAACCTGAGTAGATGTGTACGTGCGTTTTGTGCCAGCCTTCCTTGTCTCCCTTCTTACTGACCTGTCAGAGGATGCCTGCCTCTGTCCGCGGGATGGTTCTCCCCCGGGGAAGCGGACAACGGACAGCAtgccattctcttctttcttcccttaccCAGAGTAGCTTTGAAGCCTCCTGATACCACGTAGCACGTATTACTCTGCCGAAACCCAGACCCTCCAGTGTTTACGTGCATTGTTATCCCCGTGATTCCCTAGTCATGTTTCACGGGGGATAGAATGTTTCACTGAACCGTCAGGGTTTGTTTCTACACAGCGGAGTGTAGTGGGAGCTGAGAGAAGCCGGTGTCGATGCAGAAGCCCTACCCGTGGGAGGACCTGGGCGCCGGGTCTGGAACAGCGTCGGGCGTCCTCACTGGGACGCTGCTGCTGATTTATGTGTCTCCTCTGACTGAGAGCCCACTCTGCCCGGTTGACTTTCACCTTTAACTACAATTACAAGAAGAGTTGGAGTCATCCGTACACTTGGGGGTCAAGTGGGGAGCAAGAAAGACGGCGGTCGGGGTGTCCACCATTGGTGTCTCCTGAGGAGGGGGTCCTGCCCTTCACAGTGACTTCTGCGTGTAGCAAAGGCGGGCGCCACGGTGGCGAAGAAAGACCCGGGACCCAAACGGGGAGCTGTGCAAGGTACCTGTTTCCTCGGGGTCACGCTTACGCACGCTCTGCTCTTCTGTCCAGCAAATGTTTATCGAGCCCCTGCTTCGACCCAGTGCTTTCCTGGGCATTTATGCTCATATTCTCTTCTCATGGAGTCACATTCTAGGAGGAGAGGCAAAACCCTCAAGTAAATACATGGGCAAGATGATTTCATGCAGGGGAGCGCGatccagagaggaaagcagggtgGTGTGATGGGGACTGTTTGCTGCTTTGACTGTGAGCTCAGGACAGGTCCTGGGGGTTGAGGAGGTTGGGTTCAGGCCCTGAGTCTGAGCATTtctggcagagagagcagcacaggcagaggaactgaaacGAGGATGCACCAGACGTCCTCAACGGACAAGCAGTCCTCGTGGCTGGGCATGGTGAATCAGAGGAAGGAGGCTGTTTGCAGATAGAGAGGTCTGCAGGAATCTGGGTTCCATTCTTACTGGGAAGGCTTTGGAAGGTCTTAAGCAGGAGCACACCATCGATTGGGATTTCTGAGAACCCCCGTGCTGCCCGCAGAGAATGGGTTATAGGAACAggagtggagcagggagccaggcttGCCTGTTCCATCTTGCCCGGGTGGGAGGCCATGGGGAACTGCATCAGGAGAGGATGTAAGTCCCATTCTTTCCATAGTCAGGTGGCCGGCCAGTCTGTCCCCCTCATCTCCATCACACAGCCCAGACGGTGTCACTCACCAGCTTTTCTTGTTCTCCAAGAGATCAAGAGATTGGCACAGGCAATCAATAAACCATGTACCACATTGGCTCATACTTTTGTTTCCATATCAGGAGTTatgttttccttatgtttcatCTCCAGGATCTCACTTAGGTCCTGACCTCACAGTAGAAACCCAGAGCACCCCAACTCTGGCTATTGGAGCCAAGCCAGCCCCAAAACTTCATCCCCTGCACGGCACTGATCCCCTCCCTTGGATGCCCCACTCTTGACCCAGAAGCACGTTCAGTGGGCACCTCTCCTGGGTGCCGACGTAGTTTGGGGCTGATGGCTTGCCTGTTTCTAGCAGAACACATGTGATCAGGTGAGCAGCCTCTCTTTCACATGGTTCTAAATATTCTTACTTGGattttgcttaaagaaaaaaaaaaaaaccaaactatcaacacatttttcccttttcatacttcaccaaagaggaaaaagggTAGCAGAATAAACTCCCACGATTTTTCCTGTGGTGACTCAGCACAAATATGACAGATCACAGAAGGGATCCTTACCGGCAGCTGTCAGTGTCATCTGAAATGAATTAGagcttcccccttccctgcaATACTGAGCTCTGAGAGAGACACGGGAGGTTGCTCCCACTGCTCACAGACCTGGAGGTCCACCGCTCAGCTCTGCTGGGGATCACGGGTGCTTCTAGGGCAAACTGAACCCGGCTTGGGTGTTGGGGAAACATCAGCCCACCTCGCTTTGCTCAGCACAGTCGTGTGTGTTGTGCAAACAGGCTGCATTTTCTTGGTCTCGAACAGGCCGTTGGTCTCTTGGGCGGCAGCTGATTTGGCCGAGCAGGAGTTGGGACCTCGATGTCTGGGGTGTGCAAACGAGGGCGTTCACATTGTAGGATGGCTGGGTTACCAGTAGTCATCCCGTAATTCGAGATAACCCACCACATGACTAAAGAGACATCTGGAAACCCATGCGTGTGCTTACGGAAAACTCTCCTCCGGGTACCGCTGGTCCGTGTTTGTATGATGGCTTCCCTTTGGGCTGTTTTCCCGCCATTGTGgtaaatatttctgcatttgAAGCGAGTGACTCAGGAGAGAGCAGAAAACCTGTTGTTATTGCCAATAATTCTCTTTTGCAAAATGTAGGAAGACTGAATTCTGCCCAGACGCTCTCCAGCTTTAAAACCGAActtccagccccttcccccacccccacccgctcGCGCAGGCTCCCGCCTGCTGCGCGTTTTGTCCCCCGTCTCGCCCCGTCCGCAGCCTGACTCGCCGCTCTTGTCCTCCTTCCTCccgctttttctttctctcctctcacgGTCTAAAGATGCTCTCGGCCACCAGCCACAGCCGAAGCGGCAGCGGCAGCAAGTCGTCCGGACCGCCACCCCCGTCGGGTTCCTCCGGGAGTGAGGCGGGGGCCGGGGCAGCTGCGCCGGCTTCCCAGCACCCCGCAACTGGCACCGGTGCTGTCCAGACCGAAGCCATGAAGCAGATCCTCGGGGTAATCGACAAGAAACTTCGGAACCTGGAGAAGAAAAAGGGCAAGCTTGATGATTACCAGGAAcgaatgaacaaaggggaaaggCTTAATCAAGATCAGCTGGATGCCGTATCTAAGTACCAGGAAGTCACAAATAACTTGGAGTTTGCGAAAGAATTACAGAGGAGTTTCATGGCATTAAGTCAAGATattcagaaaacaataaagaagacAGCGCGTCGGGAGCAGCTTATGAGAGAAGAAGCTGAACAAAAACGTTTAAAAACTGTACTTGAGCTCCAGTATGTTTTGGACAAATTGGGAGATGATGAGGTGAGAACTGACCTGAAGCAAGGTTTGAATGGAGTGCCAATATTGTCTGAAGAGGAATTGTCATTGTTGGATGAATTCTACAAATTAGCAGACCCTGAACGGGACATGAGCTTAAGGTTGAATGAGCAGTATGAACATGCTTCCATTCACCTATGGGACttgctggaaggaaaggaaaaatctgtATGTGGAACAACCTATAAAGCTCTAAAGGAAATTGTTGAGCGTGTTTTCCAGTCAAACTACTTTGACAGCACCCACAACGGCCAGAATGGGCTGtgtgaggaagaagaggcagcTTCAGCACCTACAGCTGAAGACCAGGTAGCTGAAGCTGAACCTGAGCCAGCAGAAGAATACACTGAACAAAGTGAAGTTGAATCAACAGAGTATGTAAATAGACAATTTATGGCAGAAACACAGTTCAGCAGTGGTGAAAAGGAGCAGGTAGATGAGTGGACAGTCGAAACAGTTGAGGTGGTAAATTCACTCCAGCAGCAACCTCAGGCTGCATCTCCTTCAGTGCCAGAGCCCCACTCTTTGACTCCAGTGGCTCAGGCAGATCCCGTTGTGAGAAGACAGCGAGTCCAAGACCTTATGGCGCAAATGCAGGGGCCCTATAATTTCATACAGGATTCAATGCTGGATTTTGAAAACCAGACTCTTGATCCTGCCATTGTATCTGCACAGCCTATGAATCCGACACAAAACATGGACATGCCCCAGCTGGTTTGCCCTCCGGTTCATTCTGAATCTAGACTTGCTCAGCCTAATCAAGTTCCGGTACAACCAGAAGCTACACAGGTTCCTTTGGTTTCA is a window from the Meles meles chromosome 16, mMelMel3.1 paternal haplotype, whole genome shotgun sequence genome containing:
- the LOC123927146 gene encoding caprin-1-like; this translates as MLSATSHSRSGSGSKSSGPPPPSGSSGSEAGAGAAAPASQHPATGTGAVQTEAMKQILGVIDKKLRNLEKKKGKLDDYQERMNKGERLNQDQLDAVSKYQEVTNNLEFAKELQRSFMALSQDIQKTIKKTARREQLMREEAEQKRLKTVLELQYVLDKLGDDEVRTDLKQGLNGVPILSEEELSLLDEFYKLADPERDMSLRLNEQYEHASIHLWDLLEGKEKSVCGTTYKALKEIVERVFQSNYFDSTHNGQNGLCEEEEAASAPTAEDQVAEAEPEPAEEYTEQSEVESTEYVNRQFMAETQFSSGEKEQVDEWTVETVEVVNSLQQQPQAASPSVPEPHSLTPVAQADPVVRRQRVQDLMAQMQGPYNFIQDSMLDFENQTLDPAIVSAQPMNPTQNMDMPQLVCPPVHSESRLAQPNQVPVQPEATQVPLVSSTSEGYTAPQPLYQPSHATEQRPQKEPTDQIQATISLNTDQTTASSSLLAASQPQVFQAGTSKPLHSSGINVNAAPFQSMQTVFNMNAPVPPVNEPETLKEQNQYQPSYNQSFSSQPHQVEQTDLQQEQLQTVVGTYHGSQDQPHQVTGNHQQPPQQNTGFPRSSQPYYNSRGVSRGGSRGARGLMNGYRGPANGFRGGYDGYRPSFSNTPNSGYTQSQFSAPRDYSGYQRDGYQQNFKRGSEQSGPRGAP